From Oryctolagus cuniculus chromosome 17, mOryCun1.1, whole genome shotgun sequence, a single genomic window includes:
- the NBR1 gene encoding next to BRCA1 gene 1 protein isoform X2, protein MELQVTLNVTFKNETQSFLVSDPENTTWADVEAMVKVSFDLNTIQIKYLDEENEEVSINSQGEYEEALKMAVKQGNQLQMRVHEGHHVVEEAPLPVAEKRAARMGKKPPAHCSSLVRVLGSDTKNSEAPAAQLFPLAPCDTDQPQDKPPDWFTSYLETFREQVVKETVEKLEQRLHEKLVLQNPSLASCSSEVSMPVSEETVFLPENQFSWHIACSSCQRRIIGVRYQCSLCPSYNICEDCEAGSYAHDTNHVLLKLRRPIVSSSEPFSHSKYSPRLPAALEQVRLQKQVDKNFLKAEKQRLRAEKKQRKAEVKELKKQLKLHRKIHLWNSIHGLQSPKSPLGRPESLLQSHTLMLPLQPCAPVMPTLSAAFVDENLPDGTHLQPGTKFIKHWRMKNTGNVKWSADTKLKFMWGNLTLASAEKKDVLVPCLKAGHVGVVSVEFIAPALEGMYTSHWRLSHKGQQFGPRVWCSIIVDPFPSAESPDNIERDVISSGKADDLTCQQEEAFLLAKEESQLGAETGKCVMQKTEHVASERELYIPSVDLLTAQDLLSFELLDINIVQELERVPHNTPVDSAASTKRKSENMTSVEEAEEDLSGTQFVCETVIRSLTLDAAPDHNPPCRQKSVQMKFALPEEGLPGDEKEEIVHVAEDEVVEEEEEDELKDEVQSQSSASSEDYIIILPECFDTSRPLGDSMYSSALSQPGLERGAEGEPGIEAGQEPAEAGERLPAGENQPPEHSISDILMTSQTLETVPLIPEVVGLPPPLPRSPLCVHHGSPEVDLPVTVPEVCSVPDQIRGEPRGSSGLVNSRQKSYDHSRHQPGGSIAGGLVKGALSVAASAYKALFAGPPVTAQPIISEDQTAALMAHLFEMGFCDRQLNLRLLRKHNYNILEVVTELLQLNNNDWYSHRY, encoded by the exons gtGTCCATCAACAGTCAAG gaGAATATGAAGAAGCACTTAAG ATGGCAGTCAAGCAGGGAAATCAGCTGCAGATGCGAGTCCATGAAGGGCACCATGTTGTTGAGGAAGCCCCTCTTCCAGTGGCGGAAAAACGAGCTGCCCGAATGGGGAAGAAGCCACCTGCACATTGTTCTTCACTAGTGAGAGTCTTGGGATCAGACACAAAGAACTCAGAGGCTCCTGCAGCACAG TTGTTTCCACTTGCTCCATGTGACACAGACCAGCCTCAAGACAAGCCCCCAGACTGGTTCACAAGCTACCTGGAGACC TTCAGAGAACAGGTCGTTAAAGAAACAGTCGAGAAGCTTGAACAGAGATTACATGAGAAACTTGTCCTCCAGAACCCATCCTTGGCTTCCTGTTCCTCAGAAGTCTCAATGCCTGTTTCAGAGGAAACAGTGTTTTTGCCAGAAAACCAGTTCAGCTGGCATATTGCTTGCAGCAGTTGCCAAAGAAGGATCATTGGTGTGCGCTACCAGTGTAG CCTCTGCCCATCCTATAACATCTGTGAAGACTGTGAAGCAGGATCATATGCCCATGACACTAACCACGTTCTGCTCAAGTTGAGGAGACCTATTGTGAGTTCCTCTGAACCATTCTCCCACTCAAAGTATTCTCCTCGTCTCCCAGCCGCCCTGGAACAAGTGAG GCTTCAGAAACAGGTTGATAAGAACTTTCTTAAAGCAGAAAAGCAGAGGTTGCGAGCTGAGAAGAAACAGCGTAAAGCAGAAGTCAAGGAACTTAAAAAGCAGCTTAAACTCCACAGGAAGATTCATCTGTGGAATTCAATCCATGGACTGCAGAGCCCCAAGTCTCCTCTGGGCCGACCTGAGAGCTTGCTCCAGTCCCACACCTTGAT GCTCCCCTTGCAGCCCTGTGCCCCAGTCATGCCAACACTCAGTGCAGCGTTTGTGGATGAGAATTTGCCTGATGGAACTCACCTTCAGCCAGGAACCAAGTTTATTAAACACTGGAGGATGAAAAATACAGGAAATGTAAAGTGGAGTGCAGACACAAAG CTCAAGTTCATGTGGGGAAATCTGACTTTGGCCTCTGCAGAAAAGAAGGATGTTTTGGTTCCCTGCCTAAAGGCTGGCCATGTGGGAGTTGTGTCTGTGGAGTTCATCGCCCCAGCCTTGGAGGGAATGTACACTTCTCATTGGCGTCTTTCTCACAAAGGCCAGCAATTCGGGCCTCGTGTCTGGTGCAGTATCATAGTGGATCCTTTCCCTTCTGCTGAGAGTCCTGATAACATTGAAAGGGACGTGATCAGCTCAGGCAAAGCTGATGACCTCACCTGCCAGCAAGAG GAAGCTTTTCTTCTGGCTAAAGAAGAAAGTCAGCTTGGTGCCGAGACAGGGAAGTGTGTCATGCAGAAGACAGAACATGTCGCCAGCGAGAGGGAGCTCTACATCCCATCCGTGGACCTTCTGACTGCTCAG gACCTGCTGTCCTTTGAACTGTTGGATATAAACATTGTCCAAGAGTTGGAGCGAGTACCCCACAACACCCCTGTGG ATTCCGCAGCGTCCACAAAGAGGAAGTCTGAGAACATGACTTCTGtggaagaagcagaggaagacctGAGTGGAACCCAGTTTGTGTGTGAGACTGTCATCCGGTCCCTTACCTTGGATGCGGCCCCAGATCACAACCCACCTTGCAGGCAGAAGTCCGTGCAGA TGAAATTTGCCTTGCCTGAAGAGGGACTACCTGGAGATGAGAAGGAGGAGATTGTCCATGTCGCTGAGGACGAAgttgtggaggaggaggaggaggatgagctCAAAGACGAAGTTCAGAGTCAGTCCTCTGCTTCTTCAGAGGACTACATCATCATCCTGCCCGAATGTTTTGATACCAGCCGCCCCCTGGGGGACTCCATGTACAGCTCTGCACTttcacagccaggcctggagcgAGGGGCTGAAGGCGAGCCTGGGATTGAGGCTGGACAGGAAccagctgaggctggggagaGACTCCCTGCAGGGGAGAACCAGCCACCGGAACATAGCATCAGTGACATCCTCATGACCTCACAGACTTTAGAAACAGTGCCCCTGATCCCAGAGGTGGTAGGGCTGCCACCACCACTGCCCAG GAGCCCTCTCTGTGTACATCATGGTTCCCCGGAAGTGGATTTACCAGTGACTGTACCAGAAGTCTGCTCTGTCCCTGATCAGATCCGAGGAG AGCCCAGAGGCTCATCAGGACTTgtaaacagcagacagaagagctatGACCACTCAAG GCACCAGCCTGGGGGCAGCATTGCTGGAGGACTGGTGAAAGGGGCCCTGTCTGTTGCTGCTTCTGCATACAAGGCCCTGTTTGCTGGGCCACCGGTCACTGCACAG CCAATAATTTCTGAAGATCAGACAGCAGCCCTGATGGCCCATCTCTTTGAAATGGGATTCTGTGACAGGCAGCTGAACCTGAGGCTGCTGAGGAAACACAATTACAACATTCTGGAGGTTGTGACGGAACTCCTTCAGCTCAACAACAATGACTGGTACAGCCACCGCTACTGA
- the TMEM106A gene encoding transmembrane protein 106A produces the protein MGAAFSQPGCRQEDEDEWILRPDSAVGVKAARYSSTGSSRSCSCMPREGRFVICPTCQGNGEIPRELEKQLVALIPYGDQRLKPRHTKLSVFLAVLICLVAASSTVFFLFPRSIAVHPAGLNSSTVAVDKADIHLNITNILNISNSNYYPITVTRLTTEVLHLSLVVGQVSNKLLLHIGPLASEQMFYAVASRIWDENTYKICTWLKIKVHHVLLHIQGTLTYSYLSHSEQLVFQSYEYVDCRGNTSLPHPLIPRPP, from the exons ATGGGTGCCGCGTTCTCCCAGCCAGGCTGCCGGCAGGAGGATGAGGATGAGTGGATCCTGCGCCCGGACTCCGCCGTGGGTGTCAAGGCTGCCCGCTACTCCAGCACTGGGAGCAGCCGGTCGTGTTCCTGCATGCCTCGCGAGGGCCGCTTTGTGATTTGTCCCACCTGCCAAGGGAATGGGGAGATCCCCCGAG AGCTGGAGAAGCAGCTGGTGGCCCTCATCCCCTATGGGGACCAGAGGTTGAAACCCAGGCACAC GAAGCTCTCCGTGTTCCTGGCGGTGCTCATCTGCCTGGTGGCGGCCTCCTCCACTGTCTTCTTCCTGTTCCCCCGGTCCATCGCAGTGCACCCTGCAGGCCTCAACTCCTCCACGGTGGCTGTGGACAAGGCAGATATCCACCTCAACATAACG AATATCTTGAACATCTCCAACAGCAACTACTACCCCATCACCGTGACCCGGCTGACCACCGAGGTTCTGCACCTGTCCCTCGTGGTGGGCCAGGTGTCCAACAAGCTCCTCCTGCACATCGGCCCTTTGGCCAGTGAACAG ATGTTCTATGCAGTAGCCAGCAGGATCTGGGATGAAAACACATA caaaaTATGTACCTGGCTGAAAATCAAAGTGCACCATGTGCTTTTGCACATCCA ggGCACCCTGACCTATTCCTACCTGAGCCATTCAGAGCAGCTGGTCTTCCAGAGCTACGAATATGTGGACTGCCGCGGAAACACGTCGCTGCCCCACCCGCTGATCCCTCGCCCTCCGTGA
- the NBR1 gene encoding next to BRCA1 gene 1 protein isoform X1: protein MELQVTLNVTFKNETQSFLVSDPENTTWADVEAMVKVSFDLNTIQIKYLDEENEEVSINSQGEYEEALKMAVKQGNQLQMRVHEGHHVVEEAPLPVAEKRAARMGKKPPAHCSSLVRVLGSDTKNSEAPAAQLFPLAPCDTDQPQDKPPDWFTSYLETFREQVVKETVEKLEQRLHEKLVLQNPSLASCSSEVSMPVSEETVFLPENQFSWHIACSSCQRRIIGVRYQCSLCPSYNICEDCEAGSYAHDTNHVLLKLRRPIVSSSEPFSHSKYSPRLPAALEQVRLQKQVDKNFLKAEKQRLRAEKKQRKAEVKELKKQLKLHRKIHLWNSIHGLQSPKSPLGRPESLLQSHTLMLPLQPCAPVMPTLSAAFVDENLPDGTHLQPGTKFIKHWRMKNTGNVKWSADTKLKFMWGNLTLASAEKKDVLVPCLKAGHVGVVSVEFIAPALEGMYTSHWRLSHKGQQFGPRVWCSIIVDPFPSAESPDNIERDVISSGKADDLTCQQEEAFLLAKEESQLGAETGKCVMQKTEHVASERELYIPSVDLLTAQDLLSFELLDINIVQELERVPHNTPVDMTPCMSPLPHDSPLIEKPGLGQIQEESEGAGFKALPDSAASTKRKSENMTSVEEAEEDLSGTQFVCETVIRSLTLDAAPDHNPPCRQKSVQMKFALPEEGLPGDEKEEIVHVAEDEVVEEEEEDELKDEVQSQSSASSEDYIIILPECFDTSRPLGDSMYSSALSQPGLERGAEGEPGIEAGQEPAEAGERLPAGENQPPEHSISDILMTSQTLETVPLIPEVVGLPPPLPRSPLCVHHGSPEVDLPVTVPEVCSVPDQIRGEPRGSSGLVNSRQKSYDHSRHQPGGSIAGGLVKGALSVAASAYKALFAGPPVTAQPIISEDQTAALMAHLFEMGFCDRQLNLRLLRKHNYNILEVVTELLQLNNNDWYSHRY, encoded by the exons gtGTCCATCAACAGTCAAG gaGAATATGAAGAAGCACTTAAG ATGGCAGTCAAGCAGGGAAATCAGCTGCAGATGCGAGTCCATGAAGGGCACCATGTTGTTGAGGAAGCCCCTCTTCCAGTGGCGGAAAAACGAGCTGCCCGAATGGGGAAGAAGCCACCTGCACATTGTTCTTCACTAGTGAGAGTCTTGGGATCAGACACAAAGAACTCAGAGGCTCCTGCAGCACAG TTGTTTCCACTTGCTCCATGTGACACAGACCAGCCTCAAGACAAGCCCCCAGACTGGTTCACAAGCTACCTGGAGACC TTCAGAGAACAGGTCGTTAAAGAAACAGTCGAGAAGCTTGAACAGAGATTACATGAGAAACTTGTCCTCCAGAACCCATCCTTGGCTTCCTGTTCCTCAGAAGTCTCAATGCCTGTTTCAGAGGAAACAGTGTTTTTGCCAGAAAACCAGTTCAGCTGGCATATTGCTTGCAGCAGTTGCCAAAGAAGGATCATTGGTGTGCGCTACCAGTGTAG CCTCTGCCCATCCTATAACATCTGTGAAGACTGTGAAGCAGGATCATATGCCCATGACACTAACCACGTTCTGCTCAAGTTGAGGAGACCTATTGTGAGTTCCTCTGAACCATTCTCCCACTCAAAGTATTCTCCTCGTCTCCCAGCCGCCCTGGAACAAGTGAG GCTTCAGAAACAGGTTGATAAGAACTTTCTTAAAGCAGAAAAGCAGAGGTTGCGAGCTGAGAAGAAACAGCGTAAAGCAGAAGTCAAGGAACTTAAAAAGCAGCTTAAACTCCACAGGAAGATTCATCTGTGGAATTCAATCCATGGACTGCAGAGCCCCAAGTCTCCTCTGGGCCGACCTGAGAGCTTGCTCCAGTCCCACACCTTGAT GCTCCCCTTGCAGCCCTGTGCCCCAGTCATGCCAACACTCAGTGCAGCGTTTGTGGATGAGAATTTGCCTGATGGAACTCACCTTCAGCCAGGAACCAAGTTTATTAAACACTGGAGGATGAAAAATACAGGAAATGTAAAGTGGAGTGCAGACACAAAG CTCAAGTTCATGTGGGGAAATCTGACTTTGGCCTCTGCAGAAAAGAAGGATGTTTTGGTTCCCTGCCTAAAGGCTGGCCATGTGGGAGTTGTGTCTGTGGAGTTCATCGCCCCAGCCTTGGAGGGAATGTACACTTCTCATTGGCGTCTTTCTCACAAAGGCCAGCAATTCGGGCCTCGTGTCTGGTGCAGTATCATAGTGGATCCTTTCCCTTCTGCTGAGAGTCCTGATAACATTGAAAGGGACGTGATCAGCTCAGGCAAAGCTGATGACCTCACCTGCCAGCAAGAG GAAGCTTTTCTTCTGGCTAAAGAAGAAAGTCAGCTTGGTGCCGAGACAGGGAAGTGTGTCATGCAGAAGACAGAACATGTCGCCAGCGAGAGGGAGCTCTACATCCCATCCGTGGACCTTCTGACTGCTCAG gACCTGCTGTCCTTTGAACTGTTGGATATAAACATTGTCCAAGAGTTGGAGCGAGTACCCCACAACACCCCTGTGG ATATGACTCCCTGCATGTCTCCTCTGCCACATGACAGTCCTTTAATAGAGAAGCCAGGCTTGGGGCAGATACAGGAAGAGAGTGAAGGGGCGGGATTTAAAGCGCTTCCTG ATTCCGCAGCGTCCACAAAGAGGAAGTCTGAGAACATGACTTCTGtggaagaagcagaggaagacctGAGTGGAACCCAGTTTGTGTGTGAGACTGTCATCCGGTCCCTTACCTTGGATGCGGCCCCAGATCACAACCCACCTTGCAGGCAGAAGTCCGTGCAGA TGAAATTTGCCTTGCCTGAAGAGGGACTACCTGGAGATGAGAAGGAGGAGATTGTCCATGTCGCTGAGGACGAAgttgtggaggaggaggaggaggatgagctCAAAGACGAAGTTCAGAGTCAGTCCTCTGCTTCTTCAGAGGACTACATCATCATCCTGCCCGAATGTTTTGATACCAGCCGCCCCCTGGGGGACTCCATGTACAGCTCTGCACTttcacagccaggcctggagcgAGGGGCTGAAGGCGAGCCTGGGATTGAGGCTGGACAGGAAccagctgaggctggggagaGACTCCCTGCAGGGGAGAACCAGCCACCGGAACATAGCATCAGTGACATCCTCATGACCTCACAGACTTTAGAAACAGTGCCCCTGATCCCAGAGGTGGTAGGGCTGCCACCACCACTGCCCAG GAGCCCTCTCTGTGTACATCATGGTTCCCCGGAAGTGGATTTACCAGTGACTGTACCAGAAGTCTGCTCTGTCCCTGATCAGATCCGAGGAG AGCCCAGAGGCTCATCAGGACTTgtaaacagcagacagaagagctatGACCACTCAAG GCACCAGCCTGGGGGCAGCATTGCTGGAGGACTGGTGAAAGGGGCCCTGTCTGTTGCTGCTTCTGCATACAAGGCCCTGTTTGCTGGGCCACCGGTCACTGCACAG CCAATAATTTCTGAAGATCAGACAGCAGCCCTGATGGCCCATCTCTTTGAAATGGGATTCTGTGACAGGCAGCTGAACCTGAGGCTGCTGAGGAAACACAATTACAACATTCTGGAGGTTGTGACGGAACTCCTTCAGCTCAACAACAATGACTGGTACAGCCACCGCTACTGA